In one Brassica oleracea var. oleracea cultivar TO1000 chromosome C9, BOL, whole genome shotgun sequence genomic region, the following are encoded:
- the LOC106315891 gene encoding 3-isopropylmalate dehydratase large subunit-like has protein sequence MGASEALTDPSSLDDTYTMLAVRNAPASVQNREFSDKAKVWDSEKIFVIPDHHIFTADKRANRNVDIMRDYCREQNIVVIKANPDYKGVCHVALAQEGHCRPGEVLLRTDSHACTAGAFGQFAGNADAGFVLGTGQILFRVC, from the exons ATGGGAGCATCAGAGGCTCTAACTGATCCATCGAGCCTAGACGACACGTATACGATGCTTGCCGTGAGAAATGCACCTGCATCTGTCCAGAAT AGAGAGTTCAGTGACAAGGCTAAG GTTTGGGACTCGGAGAAGATCTTTGTTATACCAGACCATCACATATTTACAGCTGATAAGCGTGCAAACCGCAACGTGGACATTATGAGGGATTACTGCAGGGAACAGAACATTGTTGTTATCAAG GCTAATCCTGACTACAAAGGTGTTTGCCATGTTGCGCTTGCACAAGAAGGTCATTGCAGGCCAGGAGAG GTTTTGTTAAGAACAGACTCACACGCATGTACTGCTGGAGCATTTGGTCAGTTTGCGGGAAACGCTGATGCAGGCTTTGTGTTAGGCACTGGACAAATCCTTTTCAGGGTTTGTTAA
- the LOC106313987 gene encoding 21 kDa protein-like, which yields MAESFRATHHFLTSLLITAAITITTLKSVHTTATNTEFVKSSCTITTYPRLCVASLSTHASLIQTSPKLMAHAALNITLASAKATSVMMVRLSSSSQLKPREVSAMRDCVEELGDTLDELRKSIGEMGQLIDSSYEVYMSDIQTWVSAALTDENTCTDGFEGDDMNGKVKVFVRERILVIAHLTSNALALINHFASIHG from the coding sequence ATGGCTGAATCTTTCAGGGCTACTCATCACTTCCTCACATCTCTTCTCATAACCGCAGCCATAACCATAACCACACTCAAGTCGGTCCATACAACAGCAACAAACACAGAGTTCGTAAAATCATCATGCACAATCACAACATACCCAAGACTCTGTGTCGCTTCACTCTCAACTCATGCCAGTCTCATCCAAACCAGCCCCAAGCTCATGGCTCACGCTGCTCTCAACATCACATTAGCGTCAGCTAAAGCCACATCAGTAATGATGGTGCGTCTCTCGAGTAGTAGCCAGCTCAAGCCGAGAGAAGTCTCGGCCATGAGAGACTGCGTGGAGGAGTTAGGTGACACGTTGGATGAGCTTCGAAAATCGATTGGTGAGATGGGTCAGCTAATTGACTCGAGCTATGAGGTATACATGAGTGATATTCAGACATGGGTTAGTGCGGCTCTGACCGATGAGAACACGTGCACCGACGGATTTGAAGGAGATGACATGAATGGGAAGGTTAAGGTTTTTGTTAGAGAAAGGATTTTGGTTATTGCTCATTTAACGAGTAATGCTTTAGCTTTGATTAATCACTTTGCTTCTATTCATGGTTAG
- the LOC106317114 gene encoding NAC domain-containing protein 101-like, translating to MESLSHIPPGYRFHPTDEELVDYYLKNKVAFPEIQVDVIKDVDLYKIEPWDIQELCGRGAGEKREWYFFSYKDKKYPTGTRTNRATGSGFWKATGRDKAIYSKQELVGMRKTLVFYKGRAPNGQKSDWIMHEYRLETDENGPPHEEGWVVCRAFKKKLTTINNNNPRTMMGSSSRQDSNWFRQQMEVANGNYYHLPDLEGPIMFQGSSSSSLHDNDNDHYGVVLSNINAAPSTLMQRHDEGDHGHIITNDDAHMTMMNTNTDHHHHHHHQPELLLNDDHNDQLMDWQTLDKLVASQLILSQEEEEVKQDPPSNNVSNETYNHLSEEKPSFSWAQNTHT from the exons ATGGAGAGTCTCTCACACATTCCTCCCGGCTATCGATTCCATCCGACCGATGAAGAACTCGTAGACTATTATCTTAAGAATAAAGTTGCATTCCCTGAAATACAAGTTGATGTTATCAAAGATGTTGATCTCTACAAAATCGAGCCATGGGACATCCAAG AGTTATGTGGAAGAGGGGCAGGAGAAAAGAGGGAATGGTATTTCTTTAGCTACAAGGACAAGAAGTATCCAACAGGGACACGGACAAATAGAGCAACAGGCTCGGGATTTTGGAAAGCAACAGGTCGAGACAAGGCCATATACTCGAAGCAAGAGCTTGTAGGAATGAGGAAAACTCTTGTGTTTTACAAAGGCCGTGCCCCAAATGGTCAAAAGTCCGATTGGATAATGCATGAATATCGACTTGAGACCGATGAAAATGGACCACCTCATGAGGAAGGATGGGTAGTTTGTCGCGCTTTCAAGAAGAAACTAACAACTATAAATAACAACAATCCAAGAACAATGATGGGATCATCATCAAGGCAAGACTCTAATTGGTTCAGACAGCAAATGGAAGTCGCTAATGGTAATTACTACCATCTTCCTGATCTTGAGGGTCCAATAATGTTTCAAGGCTCATCATCATCATCATTACATGATAATGATAATGACCATTATGGTGTTGTATTAAGCAATATCAACGCAGCACCAAGCACATTAATGCAACGACATGATGAAGGTGATCATGGTCATATTATTACTAATGATGATGCTCATATGACCATGATGAACACAAATACTGATCATCATCATCATCATCATCATCAACCAGAACTACTACTCAATGATGACCATAATGATCAACTGATGGACTGGCAAACTCTTGACAAGCTTGTTGCTTCTCAGCTAATCTTGAGCCAAGAAGAGGAAGAAGTTAAGCAAGATCCTCCATCTAATAATGTTTCGAATGAAACATATAATCATCTCTCTGAAGAGAAACCATCTTTCTCTTGGGCTCAAAATACACACACGTAA
- the LOC106316670 gene encoding uncharacterized protein LOC106316670 encodes MAFWSAENATKAYLSTLKTDQRSKEPNVAEFISALAAGNNARKIAVACAGAANTDILVALIAAANQTRGQVVCVLRGIEELIISKKMLEPSEIHQIHFVVGESSDTNLINDHFGEADFVLVDCNLVDHQDIVRKIVNHHEENARSGGGSGVAVVVGYNAFSRGSWRFSDGRKTQFLPIGEGLLVTRVNDNGKYNQKMMMNKNNHHYHHHDRVRKSHWVVKVDKCTGEEHVFRVRVPQGEAIIEA; translated from the exons ATGGCTTTTTGGTCTGCTGAGAATGCTACTAAAGCCTATCTTAGTACATTGAAAACG GATCAAAGATCAAAAGAACCGAACGTGGCTGAGTTCATATCAGCTCTAGCCGCCGGAAACAACGCAAGAAAGATCGCCGTGGCTTGTGCCGGAGCAGCAAACACTGACATACTCGTTGCCCTGATCGCTGCCGCAAATCAAACGCGTGGTCAAGTGGTATGTGTTTTACGTGGCATCGAAGAACTGATCATATCCAAGAAAATGTTGGAACCATCAGAGATCCATCAGATACATTTCGTAGTGGGAGAATCTAGCGACACCAATTTAATTAATGATCATTTCGGTGAAGCTGATTTCGTCCTCGTGGATTGTAACCTCGTGGACCACCAAGATATCGTTAGAAAGATCGTTAATCACCATGAAGAAAACGCAAGAAGTGGCGGTGGAAGCGGTGTGGCGGTTGTGGTGGGTTATAACGCGTTTTCCAGAGGATCTTGGAGGTTTAGTGATGGAAGAAAAACACAGTTTTTACCAATAGGTGAAGGGTTGCTTGTGACGAGGGTCAACGATAATGGTAAGTATAATCAGAAGATGATGATGAACAAGAACAATCACCATTATCATCACCATGACCGTGTAAGAAAGAGTCATTGGGTGGTGAAAGTTGATAAGTGTACAGGAGAGGAGCATGTGTTTAGGGTTAGGGTTCCACAAGGAGAAGCCATTATTGAAGCTTAA